The DNA window GATGCGATAATCGCGAGCACCGCTGACGATATTCGTGGCGGATATTTTAGAAAGAAAGCGATAAAAGACAGTCGAAAACCAGCTGATAACAGGATTCTCACCTTTTCGGTCCAACCTTCTAGTCGCAACAATATCTAATTGATCATCAACTAATTTTTTGAGCATCGGTGCTAACAAGGCAGGCGGATCCTGCAAATCAACATCCATCAGAGCAATAAAATCATAGTTTTTGGCGTAATTGAGGCCAGCATAAATAGCGGCTTCTTTGCCAAAATTGCGTGAAAAGGAGACAAAATGAATTGAGGCATCAACTTGCTGAATTTGCTTGATCTCAATCAAACTTTTGTCCACGGAACCATCGTCAATATACCAGATATCAACTTTCAAATTCGACAAACTACCCGGCAAAGACTTCAGTGCGTCCTGTGTCAGATTTTTCTGAACATTTTCATAAAAAGGAATAATATTATCTTCTTCGTTATTGACTGGAACGATGATCGCTAGCGAAGGATAATT is part of the Oenococcus sicerae genome and encodes:
- a CDS encoding glycosyltransferase family 2 protein, with the translated sequence MTEFNYPSLAIIVPVNNEEDNIIPFYENVQKNLTQDALKSLPGSLSNLKVDIWYIDDGSVDKSLIEIKQIQQVDASIHFVSFSRNFGKEAAIYAGLNYAKNYDFIALMDVDLQDPPALLAPMLKKLVDDQLDIVATRRLDRKGENPVISWFSTVFYRFLSKISATNIVSGARDYRIMTRQVTKAILSMPENQRFSKGLFTWVGFKTEYMSYENITRSKGHSKWSFWKLIKYAMTGIISFSTFPLTMVTVLGLLTTLVAMMGGIFVIVRKLLDPTIAIGGWTTITVIIMFFGGLQMFSLGIVGRYIAAIFLESKRRPIYVEKESK